In one Culex quinquefasciatus strain JHB chromosome 2, VPISU_Cqui_1.0_pri_paternal, whole genome shotgun sequence genomic region, the following are encoded:
- the LOC6036451 gene encoding uncharacterized protein LOC6036451, producing MTFERNDTFYNLDRIYSTIERMLVLIRQLSGCSRLGESGRTISLELQLLNTIDDRAYLLQELQDCVSYLFGQFRKIYLINKDLYVQLNKRGGRIFELEKQFKEQGESKCLYYMADVIKYEPALLAMQRVLDRTMREIRIFRNQRNKHKLELCISHIVNGNLDKAFDEFSSFENSIEQLPTIVEEVFDGVMKNLVKLLLFLKGYYQLKKPNSAQTLVTGCEFIVQYLKQSTMFCRVETVLLYSLINEVLQEEHQFEDFFRDRLELMLVDLTGNKDLAIKVIQTDPDDSSQFAKLFSYVSDPLLLEMIRRSYQGSSDNLKNVLKFTVHLPTINQVIICYQELYQEMRRLSLINTPQIFMLAFHIKRVMQSAKFPSATRALELEELKAVLHPNISSIIWKQISISRHESRILMKFSSIGKEINFTRYTADKNRFELEPVEEGEAFRIRNVAINGYLVEGSGFPLVANAKYDPSCESGHWRLVPCEECCYFQIENVASGRCLYSSFSEYSENDFYNSPELVRLTGEKSRLNENNSYWKIGEFSRGSRGDPECVIL from the coding sequence ATGACTTTTGAGCGGAATGACACGTTCTACAATCTGGACCGGATCTACTCGACGATCGAGCGGATGCTGGTGCTGATTCGGCAGCTGAGCGGCTGTTCACGGCTGGGGGAAAGTGGCCGAACGATCTCGTTGGAGTTGCAGCTGCTGAACACGATTGACGATCGGGCGTATCTGCTGCAGGAGCTGCAGGATTGTGTCAGCTATCTGTTTGGGCAGTTTCGGAAGATTTACCTGATCAATAAGGATTTGTACGTGCAGCTGAACAAGCGAGGGGGGAGGATCTTTGAGCTGGAGAAGCAGTTCAAGGAACAGGGCGAGAGCAAATGTTTGTATTATATGGCTGATGTGATCAAGTACGAACCAGCTTTGTTGGCAATGCAGCGAGTGTTGGACAGGACGATGAGGGAGATTCGGATCTTCCGGAATCAACGGAACAAGCACAAGCTGGAGCTTTGCATCAGTCACATTGTGAACGGGAACTTGGATAAGGCATTCGATGAGTTTTCCTCGTTTGAAAACAGCATCGAACAGCTTCCCACGATTGTGGAGGAAGTGTTTGATGGGGTTATGAAGAATCTGGTAAAGTTGTTGCTATTCCTCAAGGGTTATTATCAGCTGAAGAAACCAAACTCGGCACAAACTCTCGTAACCGGATGTGAATTTATCGTTCAGTATTTGAAACAGTCGACCATGTTTTGCCGCGTGGAAACCGTCCTACTTTACAGTCTAATCAACGAAGTTTTGCAAGAAGAACATCAATTTGAAGACTTCTTTCGCGACCGTCTGGAGCTCATGCTGGTCGACTTAACTGGGAATAAAGATCTCGCCATCAAAGTCATTCAAACTGACCCTGATGACTCCAGCCAATTTGCTAAACTATTCAGCTACGTTTCCGATCCATTGCTACTAGAGATGATCCGACGATCCTACCAAGGCTCATCCGACAACCTCAAAAACGTACTTAAATTCACCGTACATCTTCCGACAATCAATCAGGTCATCATCTGCTACCAAGAGCTCTACCAAGAAATGCGTCGCCTATCCCTCATCAACACGCCCCAAATCTTCATGCTGGCCTTCCACATCAAACGAGTCATGCAAAGCGCAAAATTTCCCTCCGCCACCCGAGCCCTAGAGCTGGAAGAACTCAAAGCCGTTCTACACCCCAACATTTCCAGCATAATCTGGAAGCAGATCAGCATTTCCCGCCACGAGTCCCGCATCCTGATGAAGTTCAGCAGCATCGGCAAGGAGATCAACTTTACGCGCTACACCGCGGACAAGAACCGCTTCGAGCTGGAACCGGTGGAGGAGGGTGAGGCGTTCCGCATCCGGAACGTAGCGATCAACGGGTACCTGGTGGAGGGAAGTGGATTTCCGCTGGTCGCGAACGCCAAGTACGATCCGTCCTGTGAAAGTGGCCACTGGCGGTTGGTGCCGTGTGAGGAGTGTTGCTACTTTCAGATTGAAAACGTGGCCAGTGGGCGGTGTTTGTACTCGAGCTTTTCGGAGTACTCGGAGAATGATTTTTATAACAGTCCCGAGCTGGTGCGGTTGACGGGGGAGAAGAGCCGGTTGAACGAGAATAATTCGTACTGGAAGATTGGGGAGTTTTCGCGGGGATCGCGAGGGGATCCGGAGTGTGTAATTCTTTGA
- the LOC6036450 gene encoding uncharacterized protein LOC6036450, protein MLRLKYPFDPVGNIQARDILVWKTEPASPNHILLASNGNLVTVLEQTNGQWVQLFHWDIPAPILQWHQADNLLLVRVDHGLQVYRLDLPNRTFISLGENAEIASHCEFGQFYWDKRDTGAVTVDWSGKVQFYKLVVVAGRTSCPMRWLRDDHYREQLVDGVDGVFVREIREELEVVVVVGRTTGISIFTFDEKYYLVRLMEFGVGELNVKDLVFVPNDQEFRNIILVGENSTLLYHYQDEAYSRVGKSLNHLTNLTSKLLLSNAGLCFATTTRGMVCLCTDAWESILDISDLKPEDRLAQVLWVCNDMIFVKSAKGNIFVTSTYSIDNQKVVSQPELPKTTRNYPTVEFPLNESFSNEPRVLSLADIVTVKSFAECVNVKTGKLCFSLPLVQIVNPLGMDIVQRLDYIQPARRSRDPQGILGCGWRLELNCICLLAEVAHGAHRYVWNRNGVVLRLEGCGQGRFSVQGMPEAKLFVEYLGVEEKWVVQGDRFRYVFGGQAVQRTVRHADYSGPVVGGRNLVERSVAWYLTEVYSDQYVQRYSYELEEVDVEQHRVTHAVLIKQMTDSLGTCITFEYDSKNSGEYQNYLFDHESNLPILPFSTKFLNKLMVDSKQFKNCFLFKYILRDNVRYLQTIKQFEEMISFCYTTSISADIQSISMIILPDNNTYAFQYEPPDITQNISSPIEVPVQDQPKLHQTSQNVIVSYIGEHQLCVEIYDRQVKKRLNYFKIGHRKPLTYILKAGEDHVVVSLVFESGTKQISQLTRTAEGRWERSPSEISIKDDELFKFGNDFAVIYNRTSLKAIYRWTEGTFELCKIPKGFEQVEDLAITTTDDAFLMCCNKAVWMVQFCSWKNCFEFRAICELDPKLRNLNAFDALDCTESERNVLKEAFLSSSIYVFHNVIVVADLQRDESCFHLVIQLYHLNESLQIIKSATFKQFITRFEENFEFFNQEIHVECLLIDGKLQIKLKNLPRGVAPSEEQTRQCYERLLELLGKKIRAGLFQLHQTGGGFRCGDVEYLYDGQEWSSQFVERSFPIDESLTFTRNDECFSVRNSTGMILFEDHLQKESTILSGKHFIAYQTECDSRYVLLNSTVSDRLECHSLPRGEQIFTKTDHMLVTLKPSNVIGDGSILTFHNLALQHELLNSLVLQRSCLTIGEESFQNVYQYAEPEVTAVGLIFHRTTKIPQQGFGYVRYEDGDREEFYSESNEQVLVRDHSKSPGESKAQKNILYDSRGKLEIVDCSPYCWEKQQICYYGFEEYERLPEGWDFGDVQVVRKGFAGSGQSFGRIGKGGRIVGHVTPKDLSGMFRFVCLVRPKDRLVVGEISSAVTATIGETQLSGRVMRRNNSDWYTIELEIFVEESNATITIYSDKPLEIDHFWFAPLDFEFKAKIYDPIDGSIAGEIDRYGRSKRFFYDLCQRQAVATDFDGKLDSFVAFAGSSTDGLRLKLQVQPKRGFVESFEGFSQRWRVRSSSGLSVQPYRLLHVGNDVGLISLIENVPDNVGIGFGYSLHENSKLELNFASQNIHLQRSLEDVELVVDSSNFSVPCSGTILILFLEDRLVIALDGSVLHDQVAPIQHPNQVSIQLSGTLQLEMLRLAIDPLIRVQYIDASDCVIQELKIINGSEVDIQESVYDRLHRLAFQTVWTRYQCPPASPLIRYYEEFIEKSNLFEDGTMRGLVHDLNPAFSGFPYYRYHYENAPVAKQLQRDMPGTSGDQQRTSRCKVPGVLERMYPREEGFSAVCRSSRVKISDDRGNTVALYEEFAGAKARLSSFAYDGDGRMIAKFAPLYHERVETLLRGDGWKLDRNDQLQQQWGSWYEYDREGRLVEERGPDKGTVRYRYEGKLLVEKQLGSATVRYSYDRGGELRRTSSGGSSIEYFVGKQLHGSANMCLKRRIVSEGVEEVSIYDFDENLLENTVKVNSVVPKEVIMRFEYVKKKLSEVRYPEGSDLHLIYSYDPSGRLVGIGDSGNPYRFIRNSFDANGLQTSQIHCQSNGESFARLFAYNNAFYPTVYEDPFMKQKITYGEDSYGGLNYDYKKVTAIQTDNTWLDRCDPGAVGLNTESFSGVTRSEKVYDLLQEKGIVDSDGIVTKSFYPDLYPGLPMNLTSDNAIQKILLHKFPKCCGYRCDYGIDNQLIRAKYFTGDEKARMRALTVDSFNGLEGLTSSSRDQIWRMLVKLGVIIEDNVQDHIRTSHGKKGRTMLNEDIKCFLDKGEDLGIYYNQVENLILYAIAYKMEITREVFFDFFMKWNSPINSQTYEKKLLSIGDSIWTMLSTNRFLDDSCLQALSPSFREALSNYAPHFRSIVRILHEAFAISLGTSPADVESYDIDSNGNHGCFRTGSLWFSLSYSQCGNRLESVTVEDPVECGPFRVRHDERGNVVEARHKGIAGIEYDMLVNRASKVILEDGRTVQFWYNSRGERVLKRVEHLDGSVTERVYARDDKGRCLVDYNSSYSKLGELQDQVTTYYIYDDRRLVGFKRDNLYYNVLTDHEGSIRLVLLNGQVMAAYDYMPYGQIMRKYEVDGRSGTIFRFTGQEYDEELKLYNYHARLYDPELGRFLQVDPLEQYASPYKYAGNSPLDMVDPDGRFAFLIPLSIVGGAYLGGLIYNSSAKPWEWDWHSRGTYLSIAGGAATGGIFSGILGLAGTGLLLGAYLGGASAEDSWFPRDWKWDKSTWFGIFAGGASGVLLPNSWASLVKSTSATQSTLAMAIFGGVVYAGGNYALNWRKFKSPNPLDWDWSHPGIYYRMFAGLTMSINVANSAFTFVNLLDQMTDCVNVFGVLETAKDSAVVDVELSLEALAQNRALLEQAFPHAIKALTFFVAFMK, encoded by the coding sequence ATGCTCCGCCTAAAGTACCCTTTCGACCCTGTTGGAAATATTCAGGCACGCGACATTCTCGTATGGAAAACGGAACCCGCTAGTCCCAATCACATCCTACTAGCGTCCAACGGAAATCTGGTAACAGTTTTGGAGCAAACCAACGGCCAGTGGGTTCAGTTATTCCACTGGGACATCCCAGCTCCCATCCTTCAATGGCATCAAGCCGACAACCTGCTGCTGGTTAGAGTTGACCACGGTTTACAGGTGTACCGTTTGGATTTGCCTAACCGGACGTTCATTTCGCTCGGTGAGAATGCCGAAATTGCGAGTCACTGTGAGTTTGGACAGTTTTATTGGGACAAGCGGGATACCGGTGCCGTAACCGTCGATTGGAGTGGCAAGGTGCAGTTCTACAAGCTGGTGGTGGTGGCTGGTCGGACGAGTTGTCCGATGCGATGGCTGCGGGATGACCATTATCGGGAACAGTTGGTGGACGGCGTGGATGGGGTGTTTGTACGGGAGATTCGGGAGGAGTTGGAGGTGGTTGTGGTGGTGGGACGAACGACGGGGATAAGTATTTTTACCTTTGATGAGAAGTATTATTTGGTAAGGTTGATGGAGTTTGGTGTTGGGGAATTGAATGTTAAGGATTTAGTTTTTGTACCGAACGATCAGGAGTTTCGAAACATTATTTTAGTTGGCGAAAATAGTACTTTGTTGTATCACTACCAAGATGAAGCCTACAGTAGAGTTGGTAAAAGTTTGAATCATTTAACAAACCTTACATCTAAATTGCTTTTATCAAATGCAGGACTATGTTTTGCAACAACTACCAGAGGAATGGTATGTCTTTGTACTGACGCTTGGGAATCTATATTGGACATTTCTGATTTGAAACCGGAAGATCGCTTAGCTCAAGTTCTTTGGGTATGCAACGACATGATCTTTGTCAAGTCCGCAAAAGGAAACATCTTCGTCACGTCGACTTACTCGATTGACAACCAGAAAGTAGTGAGTCAACCTGAGTTACCAAAAACCACCAGGAACTACCCTACCGTCGAATTCCCTCTCAACGAGTCCTTTTCTAACGAACCTCGCGTTCTCTCCCTCGCGGACATCGTAACGGTCAAGAGCTTTGCCGAGTGCGTCAACGTGAAAACCGGCAAGCTCTGTTTCTCGCTACCCCTGGTGCAGATCGTCAATCCCTTGGGTATGGACATCGTTCAGCGGCTGGACTACATTCAACCCGCGCGGAGATCGCGAGATCCTCAGGGAATTTTAGGTTGCGGTTGGAGGCTGGAGTTGAACTGTATCTGCCTGTTGGCGGAGGTTGCGCACGGTGCCCATCGGTACGTGTGGAATCGGAATGGGGTGGTTCTTCGTTTGGAGGGATGTGGACAGGGGAGATTTTCGGTGCAAGGGATGCCTGAAGCAAAGTTGTTCGTTGAATACCTTGGCGTGGAGGAGAAGTGGGTTGTGCAAGGGGATCGATTCCGGTATGTTTTTGGAGGGCAAGCTGTTCAGCGGACCGTTCGTCACGCAGATTACTCCGGGCCTGTCGTTGGAGGTCGGAATCTTGTGGAGAGAAGTGTGGCTTGGTATTTGACGGAAGTCTATTCGGATCAATATGTTCAGCGATATTCGTACGAATTGGAAGAAGTTGATGTTGAGCAGCATAGGGTAACTCATGCAGTTTTGATCAAGCAAATGACGGATTCTTTGGGAACATGCATCACATTTGAGTATGACAGTAAAAATTCTGGTGAATATCAGAATTACTTGTTCGATCACGAGTCAAATCTTCCTATTTTACCATTTTCTACAAAGTTCTTGAACAAACTAATGGTTGATTCAAAGCAGTTTAAGAATTGCTTCCTGTTCAAATACATTCTTCGAGATAACGTTCGTTACTTGCAAACGATCAAGCAGTTTGAAGAAATgatcagtttttgttataccactTCGATCTCTGCAGATATCCAATCAATTTCAATGATAATTCTTCCAGATAATAATACTTACGCTTTCCAATACGAACCACCAGATATAACTCAGAACATTTCCTCTCCCATTGAAGTTCCGGTGCAAGATCAACCAAAGCTGCATCAAACTTCGCAGAACGTGATTGTTTCGTACATCGGAGAACATCAACTTTGCGTTGAAATTTACGATCGTCAAGTCAAGAAACGGCTTAATTACTTCAAAATTGGTCACCGCAAACCTCTCACGTACATCTTGAAGGCAGGCGAAGATCACGTGGTGGTTTCTTTAGTGTTTGAAAGTGGGACCAAGCAGATTTCTCAATTAACCAGAACCGCTGAAGGTCGCTGGGAGCGAAGCCCTAGCGAGATTTCGATCAAGGATGACGAACTGTTCAAATTTGGAAACGATTTCGCGGTCATTTACAACAGGACTTCGCTGAAGGCGATCTACCGTTGGACAGAGGGGACTTTTGAGTTGTGCAAAATTCCGAAGGGCTTTGAACAGGTAGAAGACCTAGCCATCACTACGACAGATGATGCCTTCTTAATGTGCTGCAATAAGGCAGTTTGGATGGTTCAGTTTTGTTCGTGGAAGAATTGCTTCGAGTTTCGTGCCATTTGTGAACTCGATCCAAAGTTAAGAAACTTGAACGCCTTCGATGCCCTGGATTGCACAGAATCTGAGCGAAACGTGCTAAAGGAAGCGTTCCTGTCCTCTTCCATCTACGTGTTTCACAATGTGATTGTTGTAGCGGATTTGCAACGGGATGAATCCTGTTTCCACCTTGTAATTCAACTGTACCATTTGAACGAAAGTTTGCAGATCATCAAATCTGCAACTTTCAAGCAATTCATCACAAGGTTCGAagaaaatttcgaatttttcaacCAGGAGATTCACGTGGAATGCTTACTCATTGATGGCAAGCTTCAAATCAAGCTGAAGAACCTACCACGAGGTGTTGCCCCTTCCGAAGAGCAGACCCGTCAGTGCTACGAGAGATTGCTGGAACTGTTGGGGAAGAAGATTCGTGCTGGGTTGTTCCAGCTGCATCAAACTGGTGGAGGATTCCGGTGTGGCGATGTTGAGTATTTGTATGATGGGCAGGAATGGTCTTCCCAATTTGTAGAACGATCTTTTCCGATAGATGAAAGTCTTACATTCACTCGTAATGATGAATGCTTCTCTGTTAGGAATTCAACGGGAATGATTTTGTTTGAAGACCATCTACAGAAGGAAAGTACGATTCTTAGTGGCAAACACTTCATAGCATACCAAACTGAGTGTGATTCAAGGTATGTTCTTCTGAATAGTACTGTTAGTGATCGCTTAGAGTGTCACTCCTTGCCACGTGGAGAGCAAATCTTCACCAAAACTGACCACATGCTCGTTACCTTGAAACCGAGCAACGTAATCGGAGATGGTTCGATTTTAACGTTCCATAACCTAGCGCTGCAGCATGAGTTGCTGAACAGCTTGGTATTGCAGAGATCTTGTCTAACAATTGGAGAGGAATCATTCCAGAACGTATATCAGTATGCTGAACCGGAGGTAACCGCTGTTGGTCTGATATTTCACCGTACAACCAAGATTCCTCAGCAGGGATTCGGCTATGTGCGCTACGAGGACGGCGATCGCGAGGAATTTTACAGCGAATCCAACGAGCAAGTGCTCGTCCGCGATCACTCCAAATCCCCTGGAGAATCAAAAGCACAGAAGAACATCCTTTACGATTCGCGAGGGAAGCTGGAGATCGTGGACTGTTCGCCGTACTGCTGGGAAAAGCAACAGATTTGCTACTACGGGTTCGAAGAGTACGAGAGACTTCCGGAAGGTTGGGACTTTGGAGATGTGCAGGTCGTGCGAAAAGGATTCGCTGGCAGTGGGCAGAGTTTTGGTAGAATTGGGAAAGGCGGCAGGATCGTTGGTCACGTGACGCCAAAAGATTTGTCCGGAATGTTTAGGTTTGTCTGTTTGGTCCGTCCCAAGGATCGTCTCGTAGTTGGGGAGATCTCATCAGCAGTAACAGCTACGATTGGTGAGACGCAACTCAGTGGAAGAGTAATGCGCCGAAACAACAGCGATTGGTACACGATCGAGTTGGAGATCTTTGTTGAGGAATCCAACGCAACGATTACAATTTATTCGGATAAACCGCTAGAAATTGATCACTTCTGGTTTGCCCCACTCGATTTCGAGTTCAAAGCAAAGATTTACGACCCCATCGACGGCAGCATTGCCGGGGAAATTGATCGTTACGGACGGTCGAAGCGCTTCTTCTACGACCTTTGCCAGAGACAGGCAGTGGCCACCGACTTTGATGGCAAGCTGGATTCGTTCGTTGCCTTTGCGGGGAGCAGCACTGATGGTTTGAGGTTGAAGTTGCAGGTACAACCGAAACGAGGGTTTGTTGAAAGTTTCGAAGGCTTTTCACAAAGGTGGAGGGTAAGATCCAGTTCCGGGTTGAGTGTTCAACCTTATCGACTGTTGCATGTTGGGAATGACGTTGGGCTGATTTCGTTGATTGAAAATGTACCTGATAATGTTGGAATTGGATTTGGTTATTCATTACACGAAAACTCCAAATTAGAACTAAATTTTGCTTCTCAAAACATTCATCTACAAAGATCGTTAGAAGACGTTGAACTTGTTGTAGATTCTTCCAATTTCAGCGTTCCATGTAGTGGAACAATACTCATACTTTTCCTTGAAGATCGATTGGTCATAGCCCTTGATGGTTCTGTTCTACACGATCAAGTAGCACCTATCCAACACCCAAACCAGGTTAGCATTCAACTTTCAGGAACACTCCAACTTGAAATGCTCCGTCTAGCCATCGATCCCCTGATCCGCGTCCAATATATCGACGCATCCGACTGCGTGATCCAGGAGCTCAAGATCATCAACGGCTCCGAAGTAGACATCCAAGAATCTGTCTACGATCGCCTTCATCGACTTGCCTTTCAAACAGTTTGGACACGCTACCAGTGTCCCCCAGCATCCCCGTTGATCCGTTACTACGAGGAGTTCATCGAGAAATCGAATCTCTTCGAGGACGGAACCATGCGCGGTCTAGTCCACGATCTCAATCCAGCCTTCTCGGGCTTCCCATACTATCGCTACCACTACGAGAACGCTCCAGTTGCGAAGCAACTACAGCGAGATATGCCCGGAACAAGCGGTGATCAACAGAGAACTTCCCGCTGCAAGGTTCCGGGCGTGCTGGAGCGAATGTACCCTCGCGAGGAAGGTTTCAGCGCGGTTTGTAGGAGTTCGCGTGTCAAGATCAGCGATGATCGCGGCAATACGGTGGCGCTGTACGAGGAGTTTGCTGGGGCTAAGGCTCGGCTGAGTAGCTTCGCGTACGACGGGGATGGTAGGATGATTGCAAAGTTTGCTCCGCTGTATCACGAGAGGGTGGAGACTTTGCTGCGGGGGGATGGTTGGAAGCTGGATAGGAATGATCAGCTTCAGCAGCAGTGGGGATCGTGGTACGAGTATGATCGGGAGGGTAGGCTTGTTGAAGAGCGTGGACCGGATAAGGGAACTGTGAGGTATCGTTACGAGGGGAAGTTGCTTGTCGAGAAGCAGCTAGGTTCGGCTACGGTGAGGTATTCGTATGATCGAGGTGGTGAACTTCGTCGTACCAGCTCCGGTGGAAGCAGTATTGAATATTTTGTAGGGAAACAGCTTCACGGTTCTGCAAATATGTGTTTAAAGCGTAGAATTGTGTCTGAAGGTGTAGAGGAAGTCAGCATTTACGATTTTGATGAGAATCTTCTAGAAAATACTGTCAAGGTGAATTCAGTGGTTCCTAAAGAGGTGATCATGCGATTTGAATACGTCAAGAAGAAGCTGTCTGAGGTCAGGTATCCAGAAGGAAGTGATCTTCATTTGATCTACTCCTACGATCCAAGCGGAAGATTGGTTGGTATTGGAGATTCTGGGAATCCCTACCGATTTATTCGCAATAGCTTCGACGCTAACGGATTACAAACCAGTCAGATTCACTGTCAAAGCAATGGTGAATCATTTGCGAGGTTATTCGCTTACAACAACGCTTTCTATCCAACAGTCTATGAAGATCCGTTTATGAAGCAGAAAATAACTTACGGAGAGGATAGTTATGGTGGTCTCAACTATGACTACAAGAAAGTAACAGCTATCCAAACTGACAATACGTGGTTAGATAGATGTGACCCAGGGGCAGTCGGCTTGAACACGGAAAGTTTTTCAGGGGTTACAAGATCTGAGAAGGTCTACGACCTGTTGCAAGAGAAAGGAATCGTTGACAGCGATGGAATCGTTACAAAGTCGTTCTATCCTGACTTGTACCCTGGACTACCCATGAATTTGACCTCTGACAATGCTATACAGAAAATTTTGCTGCATAAATTCCCCAAATGTTGTGGCTATCGCTGTGATTACGGCATCGATAACCAGTTGATCCGAGCAAAATATTTCACAGGAGACGAGAAAGCCCGAATGCGAGCTCTGACCGTTGATAGCTTCAACGGCTTAGAAGGTCTAACGTCTAGCTCTAGAGATCAAATTTGGCGAATGCTTGTAAAATTGGGAGTTATCATTGAGGACAACGTGCAAGATCATATCAGAACATCACATGGAAAGAAAGGAAGGACTATGCTCAACGAGGACATCAAATGTTTCCTGGATAAGGGTGAAGATCTTGGTATCTATTACAATCAAGTTGAGAATCTTATCCTGTATGCAATCGCCTACAAAATGGAAATCACCCGCGAAGTATTCTTCGACTTTTTCATGAAGTGGAACAGTCCAATAAACTCACAAACCTACGAAAAGAAGCTACTATCAATCGGTGATTCAATCTGGACAATGCTCTCCACGAATCGATTCCTAGACGATTCCTGCCTGCAAGCACTGTCCCCATCGTTCCGTGAAGCCTTATCCAACTACGCACCTCATTTCCGTTCAATCGTCCGGATTCTGCACGAGGCCTTTGCGATATCGCTGGGCACCTCCCCAGCGGACGTCGAGTCGTACGATATCGACTCCAACGGCAATCACGGATGCTTCCGTACGGGATCGCTATGGTTCAGCTTGAGCTACTCGCAGTGCGGCAATCGGCTCGAGTCGGTGACCGTTGAGGATCCCGTTGAGTGCGGACCGTTCCGTGTCCGGCACGATGAGCGGGGTAATGTCGTTGAGGCAAGGCATAAGGGGATCGCTGGGATTGAGTATGATATGTTGGTTAATCGAGCGAGTAAGGTCATTCTGGAAGATGGAAGAACTGTTCAGTTTTGGTACAATTCTAGAGGTGAACGCGTTTTGAAGCGAGTTGAACACCTTGACGGATCTGTTACCGAGCGAGTCTACGCCCGAGACGACAAAGGTCGCTGCTTAGTGGATTACAATTCCAGCTATTCGAAACTCGGAGAGCTTCAAGATCAAGTGACGACATACTACATTTACGACGATCGAAGATTGGTCGGCTTCAAGCGGGACAACCTGTACTACAACGTCCTAACAGATCACGAGGGCTCTATTCGTTTGGTACTCCTCAACGGCCAAGTTATGGCGGCTTACGACTACATGCCCTACGGTCAGATCATGCGTAAATACGAGGTAGACGGTCGTAGCGGAACGATCTTCCGTTTTACCGGTCAGGAGTACGATGAAGAGCTAAAGCTGTACAACTACCATGCTCGGCTGTACGATCCGGAGTTGGGTCGTTTTCTTCAGGTAGACCCGTTAGAGCAGTACGCCAGCCCTTACAAATACGCCGGAAACTCCCCGTTGGACATGGTTGATCCCGACGGACGGTTTGCGTTCCTAATCCCACTGTCCATCGTCGGAGGTGCCTACTTGGGAGGACTGATCTACAACAGCAGTGCCAAACCGTGGGAGTGGGACTGGCACAGCCGGGGAACGTATCTTAGTATCGCTGGAGGTGCTGCCACCGGAGGAATATTCTCAGGAATACTCGGCTTAGCCGGAACCGGTCTACTCTTGGGGGCATATCTCGGTGGAGCCAGCGCGGAAGACAGTTGGTTCCCGCGCGATTGGAAGTGGGACAAATCAACCTGGTTCGGAATCTTCGCTGGAGGTGCCTCAGGAGTGCTTCTCCCTAACTCTTGGGCCTCCCTGGTGAAATCGACCAGCGCAACCCAGAGCACGCTGGCTATGGCGATCTTCGGAGGTGTTGTGTACGCCGGCGGTAATTACGCGCTAAACTGGCGAAAGTTCAAAAGTCCGAACCCCCTAGATTGGGACTGGAGCCACCCGGGAATCTACTACCGAATGTTTGCCGGGCTCACCATGTCTATCAATGTGGCGAACAGTGCGTTTACGTTTGTAAACCTGCTCGATCAGATGACGGATTGCGTGAACGTTTTTGGGGTGCTAGAAACGGCCAAGGATTCTGCAGTTGTGGACGTGGAGCTTTCGCTGGAAGCGTTGGCTCAGAAtcgagcacttttagagcaAGCTTTTCCGCATGCTATCAAAGCGTTGACGTTCTTTGTTGCCTTTATGAAGTAG